A genomic window from Lotus japonicus ecotype B-129 chromosome 1, LjGifu_v1.2 includes:
- the LOC130712651 gene encoding uncharacterized protein LOC130712651, whose translation MVQGYSVQERSVQLVEGVFDRWSWLPSSDGAYSVSSAYSFLQEPLLPAQDHALSEIWKSLAPSNIKAFAWRLLQDRIASWENLFKRQVFAAPEQATCSLCRISLESSWHLLFLCPVSYVIWQLVFRWLGVDSITASSPRDHFNRFKIGWNNTQRRVALSVWFATVWNLWLVRNSIVFQGGLFNHESILELVKKQSWAWAKVKVKEFSYSFYAWYTNSLLCIHGL comes from the exons ATGGTGCAGGGTTATTCAGTCCAAGAGCGCAG TGTTCAGCTCGTCGAAGGCGTTTTTGATCGTTGGTCTTGGTTGCCTAGTAGTGATGGAGCTTACTCGGTTAGTTCTGCATATTCATTTCTGCAGGAACCACTCTTACCGGCGCAGGATCATGCTCTCTCTGAGATTTGGAAGTCGTTGGCTCCGTCCAATATTAAAGCTTTTGCCTGGAGACTCTTGCAGGACAGGATTGCAAGTTGGGAGAATTTATTTAAACGACAAGTTTTTGCAGCACCGGAACAAGCTACCTGTAGTCTCTGTCGTATCAGTTTGGAATCCAGCTGGCATTTGCTGTTCTTGTGCCCTGTCTCGTATGTGATATGGCAGCTGGTTTTTAGGTGGCTTGGTGTGGATTCTATTACTGCCTCTTCCCCACGGGATCATTTCAATCGCTTCAAAATTGGCTGGAATAATACACAAAGACGTGTTGCACTGTCTGTGTGGTTTGCCACTGTCTGGAATTTATGGTTGGTTAGGAACTCAATTGTTTTCCAGGGTGGCCTTTTCAATCATGAAAGCATTTTGGAATTGGTAAAAAAACAATCCTGGGCGTGGGCTAAAGTAAAGGTCAAGGAGTTTTCTTACTCATTCTATGCTTGGTATACTAACTCGTTGCTTTGCATTCATGGACTATAA